A genomic stretch from Hemibagrus wyckioides isolate EC202008001 linkage group LG02, SWU_Hwy_1.0, whole genome shotgun sequence includes:
- the tob1a gene encoding protein Tob1a encodes MQLEIQVALNFIISYLYNKLPRRRVNIFGEELERQLKQKYEGHWYPDKPYKGSGFRCIHVGEKVDPVVEQAAKESGLDIEDVRNNLPQDLSVWIDPFEVSYQIGEKGPVKVLYLDDSNENGLELDKEIKNSFNPEAQVFMPITEPVGPSPTSSSPSPPFGQSAAVSPTFMPRSTQPLTFTTATFAATKFGSTKMKSSGRNGSKVSRSSPTNLGLNVNNLLKQKAISTSMHSLYGLGLNGQQQKTSALSPNAKEFVFPSLQGQGSPSAMFPGESSLGLSLSPLQYSNAFDVFATYGGLNEKSLMDGLNFSLSNMQYSNQQFQPVMAN; translated from the coding sequence ATGCAGCTTGAAATCCAAGTAGCACTCAACTTTATCATTTCTTACCTGTACAATAAGCTGCCACGGCGTCGTGTCAACATTTTTGGCGAGGAGCTGGAGCGGCAACTGAAACAGAAGTACGAGGGACACTGGTACCCGGACAAGCCATACAAAGGGTCTGGGTTCCGCTGTATCCACGTTGGGGAGAAAGTGGACCCGGTCGTTGAGCAAGCAGCCAAAGAGAGTGGGTTGGACATCGAAGATGTACGCAACAACCTGCCTCAGGATCTCAGCGTTTGGATCGATCCTTTTGAGGTGTCTTATCAGATTGGGGAAAAAGGACCTGTCAAGGTGCTCTATTTGGATGATAGCAATGAGAATGGGCTGGAGTTGGACAAGGAGATCAAGAACAGCTTTAACCCCGAGGCCCAGGTTTTCATGCCAATCACTGAGCCCGTGGGACCTTCACCCACATCCAGCTCACCGTCCCCTCCCTTCGGCCAGTCGGCCGCCGTCAGCCCCACCTTTATGCCCCGATCCACCCAGCCTTTAACCTTTACCACCGCCACATTTGCTGCCACCAAATTCGGCTCCACCAAGATGAAGAGTAGTGGTCGCAATGGCAGCAAGGTGTCACGGAGCTCCCCCACCAACCTGGGCTTGAATGTTAACAACCTTCTGAAGCAGAAAGCCATCTCCACTTCGATGCACTCACTCTACGGCCTAGGGTTGAACGGACAGCAGCAGAAGACCTCAGCCCTTTCCCCAAATGCCAAGGAGTTTGTGTTCCCCAGCCTCCAGGGCCAGGGCAGTCCAAGTGCAATGTTCCCAGGAGAGAGCTCACTCGGCCTGAGTCTCAGCCCTCTCCAATACAGTAATGCCTTTGACGTGTTCGCCACCTATGGGGGCCTGAATGAGAAGTCCCTGATGGATGGCCTAAACTTCAGCTTGAGCAACATGCAGTATTCTAACCAGCAATTCCAGCCAGTAATGGCCAACTAG